One region of Streptomyces sp. CG4 genomic DNA includes:
- a CDS encoding ATP/GTP-binding protein, with amino-acid sequence MDSDGTQDARGTHAHPVPRPAEPTDVPTAPRNGPATPYGGKATSYDGGATPYEAPAVPPRPTRAPEVPPSATHPGFAPHPSHPRSPVADWLDQPRPAVEPGIWRYGYSAPKAARQGQRLAPVTIVGFVVPLVAGLLLWSLWRHGSLPYQWTVLKLLTPDGWWWAGTTSPKGYQGAEVKTVADGVFFAILVFAMARLGSWSDVIRHLVTRRAQPAGALIAALGALIALAFVFPSAFGLGWDALPVQDPLFSLIVLLNGGDYGVFASKLVTDGLYALITLLVLWPFARVGGWWPLAKEALAARARARTAEAAQPAVDRRPSQWPELREAGQHQAADVLAAEVHAGRMNDVDCARVGHMWTVARARARLSSFTDTVLREGGAAWTHPSGARDLPGRAARHDLAAGQVRVGQWVAAERTPLAYGGAGAALAPDTLGTSLLAVGPSGSGKTRHLIQPVVESLGLQALAGQCAVVAVCGAGTPLGPDSAYDVVVRLGDPASVYDLDPYADTDDPDEAAAFLAEGLVGDLDTVSGQRAVTALAQLLGPYRAAYGGFPTLPVLRELLEGESSALAALRGALAGDEYAAQRRELDARARQSGTAGDPGPVLADRLAVLDRPAFAEFFGGDGGSARPFSLRAVAHHPLRVRIELPDRGHEEAGRIITRLVLAQFGAVAQTDERTHFTCLVLDDATGAVTTESVRRIQRMRSRNAGVVLALRTVGDVPEALHGPLYAAVGCRMAFSGVTTWDGGRFAEAWGTQWVETRDVARHTVFADQPMTRAIHALRKLVTGKAVTTEAVTVRQVERERWSASELAHGVPAGHAVLSLTSVRGEHAPPLLVDLRG; translated from the coding sequence ATGGACAGCGACGGGACGCAGGACGCGCGGGGCACGCATGCTCACCCGGTGCCGCGCCCAGCGGAGCCGACGGACGTGCCCACGGCACCCCGGAACGGTCCCGCGACGCCGTACGGCGGCAAAGCGACGTCCTATGACGGCGGGGCGACGCCGTACGAGGCTCCCGCCGTGCCGCCACGGCCGACGCGGGCGCCGGAGGTGCCGCCGTCGGCCACACACCCCGGGTTCGCTCCCCACCCGTCGCATCCCCGCTCGCCCGTCGCCGACTGGCTCGATCAGCCGCGCCCGGCCGTCGAGCCCGGTATCTGGCGCTACGGCTACAGCGCGCCCAAGGCGGCACGCCAAGGCCAGCGCCTGGCGCCCGTCACCATCGTCGGCTTCGTCGTCCCGCTCGTGGCCGGACTCCTCCTGTGGTCACTGTGGCGGCACGGCAGCCTCCCCTACCAGTGGACCGTCCTCAAGCTGCTCACCCCCGACGGCTGGTGGTGGGCCGGCACCACGTCGCCCAAGGGGTACCAGGGCGCCGAGGTCAAGACGGTCGCCGACGGCGTGTTCTTCGCGATCCTCGTGTTCGCCATGGCACGCCTGGGCAGCTGGTCCGACGTCATCCGGCACCTCGTCACCCGACGCGCACAGCCCGCTGGGGCCCTCATCGCCGCCCTCGGTGCGCTGATCGCGCTGGCCTTCGTCTTCCCGAGTGCGTTCGGACTCGGCTGGGACGCGCTGCCCGTTCAGGACCCGTTGTTCTCGCTGATCGTCCTGCTCAACGGCGGCGACTACGGAGTGTTCGCGTCGAAGCTGGTCACGGACGGGCTGTACGCGCTCATCACCCTGCTGGTGCTGTGGCCGTTCGCCCGCGTCGGCGGCTGGTGGCCCCTGGCGAAGGAGGCGCTCGCCGCGCGGGCGCGGGCCAGGACGGCCGAGGCCGCACAACCTGCCGTCGACCGGCGGCCCTCGCAGTGGCCCGAGCTGCGCGAGGCCGGTCAGCATCAGGCGGCGGACGTGCTCGCCGCGGAGGTACACGCCGGCCGGATGAACGACGTGGACTGCGCCAGGGTCGGGCACATGTGGACCGTGGCGCGTGCCCGGGCCCGGCTCTCCTCCTTCACAGACACCGTCCTGCGCGAGGGCGGGGCCGCCTGGACCCATCCCTCCGGTGCGCGTGACCTGCCCGGCCGGGCCGCCCGGCACGACCTGGCCGCCGGGCAGGTGCGCGTCGGGCAGTGGGTGGCGGCGGAGCGCACCCCGCTCGCCTACGGTGGCGCCGGAGCGGCTCTCGCGCCGGACACCCTGGGCACCTCTCTGCTGGCCGTCGGGCCGTCGGGCTCCGGCAAGACACGCCACCTGATCCAGCCCGTCGTCGAGTCGCTCGGCCTGCAGGCGCTCGCCGGGCAGTGCGCCGTGGTCGCCGTGTGCGGGGCCGGCACTCCGCTCGGTCCCGATTCGGCCTACGACGTGGTCGTACGCCTCGGCGACCCGGCATCCGTGTACGACCTCGACCCGTACGCGGACACGGACGACCCTGACGAGGCGGCCGCCTTCCTGGCGGAGGGGCTGGTCGGCGACCTGGACACGGTGAGCGGTCAGCGAGCCGTCACCGCGCTCGCCCAGCTCCTCGGGCCCTACCGGGCGGCCTACGGAGGCTTCCCGACGCTGCCCGTACTGCGGGAGCTCCTGGAAGGAGAGTCCTCGGCGCTGGCCGCGTTGCGCGGTGCGCTCGCCGGGGACGAGTACGCCGCTCAGCGCCGCGAACTCGACGCGCGTGCCCGGCAGTCGGGTACTGCGGGCGATCCCGGGCCGGTCCTCGCCGACCGGCTCGCGGTGCTGGACCGGCCGGCGTTCGCCGAGTTCTTCGGCGGGGACGGCGGGAGCGCGCGGCCGTTCTCCCTGCGCGCCGTCGCCCACCATCCGCTGCGTGTCCGTATCGAGCTGCCCGACCGCGGCCACGAAGAGGCGGGCCGGATCATCACCCGGCTGGTGCTCGCTCAGTTCGGCGCCGTGGCGCAGACGGACGAACGGACGCACTTCACCTGCCTCGTCCTGGACGACGCCACCGGCGCGGTGACGACCGAGTCCGTCCGCCGCATCCAGCGCATGCGTTCCCGCAACGCGGGCGTGGTGCTGGCCCTGCGTACGGTCGGCGACGTCCCCGAGGCGCTGCACGGGCCGCTGTACGCGGCCGTCGGCTGCCGTATGGCGTTCTCCGGGGTGACCACGTGGGACGGCGGCAGGTTCGCGGAGGCCTGGGGCACGCAGTGGGTGGAGACCCGGGACGTGGCCCGGCACACCGTCTTCGCCGACCAGCCCATGACACGCGCCATCCATGCCCTGCGCAAGCTGGTGACCGGCAAGGCGGTGACGACGGAGGCCGTCACCGTCCGTCAGGTGGAGCGGGAGCGTTGGTCGGCTTCGGAGTTGGCTCATGGGGTGCCGGCCGGGCATGCGGTGTTGTCGTTGACGAGTGTGCGGGGGGAGCATGCGCCGCCGTTGCTGGTGGATTTGCGGGGGTGA
- the gabT gene encoding 4-aminobutyrate--2-oxoglutarate transaminase, with the protein MTALPQERRVVTAIPGPKSQELQARRTAAVAQGVGSVLPVFTARAGGGIIEDVDGNRLIDFGSGIAVTSVGASAEAVVRRAAAQLADFTHTCFMVTPYEGYVEVAEALAELTPGDHAKKSALFNSGAEAVENAVKIARAYTKRQAVVVFDHGYHGRTNLTMALTAKNMPYKHGFGPFAPEVYRVPVAYGYRWPTGAENAGPEAAKQAIDQMSKQVGADNIAAIIIEPVLGEGGFIEPAKGFLPEIVKFANDNGIVFVADEIQSGFCRTGQWFACEDEGIVPDLITTAKGIAGGLPLAAVTGRAEIMDAAHAGGLGGTYGGNPVACAGALGSIETMKELDLNGKAKRIEEIMKGRLTAMAEKFDIIGDVRGRGAMIAIELVKDRTTKEPNPEATAALAKACHAEGVLVLTCGTYGNVLRFLPPLVIGEDLLSEGLDIIEQAFARI; encoded by the coding sequence ATGACCGCACTTCCGCAGGAGCGCCGCGTCGTCACCGCCATCCCCGGTCCGAAGTCGCAGGAGCTGCAGGCCCGCCGTACCGCGGCGGTCGCGCAGGGCGTGGGCTCGGTGCTGCCGGTCTTCACCGCGCGCGCCGGTGGCGGGATCATCGAGGACGTCGACGGCAACCGGCTCATCGACTTCGGTTCCGGCATCGCCGTGACCTCCGTCGGCGCCTCCGCCGAGGCCGTCGTACGGCGCGCCGCCGCCCAGCTCGCCGACTTCACCCACACCTGTTTCATGGTCACCCCGTACGAGGGGTACGTGGAGGTCGCGGAGGCGCTCGCCGAGCTGACCCCGGGTGACCACGCCAAGAAGTCCGCGCTGTTCAACTCCGGCGCCGAGGCCGTCGAGAACGCCGTCAAGATCGCTCGTGCCTACACCAAGCGGCAGGCCGTGGTGGTGTTCGACCACGGGTACCACGGGCGGACCAACCTCACCATGGCGCTCACCGCCAAGAACATGCCGTACAAGCACGGGTTCGGGCCGTTCGCGCCCGAGGTGTACCGGGTGCCGGTGGCGTACGGCTACCGCTGGCCGACCGGGGCGGAGAACGCCGGTCCCGAGGCCGCCAAGCAGGCCATCGACCAGATGAGCAAGCAGGTCGGCGCGGACAACATCGCCGCGATCATCATCGAGCCCGTGCTCGGCGAGGGCGGCTTCATCGAGCCGGCCAAGGGCTTCCTGCCGGAGATCGTGAAGTTCGCCAACGACAACGGCATCGTCTTCGTGGCGGATGAGATCCAGTCCGGCTTCTGCCGGACGGGCCAGTGGTTCGCCTGCGAGGACGAGGGGATCGTGCCCGACCTGATCACGACCGCCAAGGGCATCGCCGGTGGGCTTCCGCTCGCCGCCGTCACCGGGCGCGCCGAGATCATGGACGCCGCGCACGCCGGTGGCCTGGGTGGTACCTACGGCGGTAACCCGGTCGCCTGCGCGGGCGCGCTCGGTTCCATCGAGACGATGAAGGAGCTCGACCTCAACGGCAAGGCCAAGCGCATCGAGGAGATCATGAAGGGTCGCCTCACCGCCATGGCCGAGAAGTTCGACATCATCGGCGACGTCCGTGGGCGCGGCGCCATGATCGCCATCGAGCTGGTCAAGGACCGTACGACCAAGGAGCCGAACCCCGAGGCCACCGCGGCGCTCGCCAAGGCCTGCCACGCCGAGGGCGTGCTGGTCCTGACCTGCGGCACCTACGGCAACGTGCTGCGCTTCCTGCCCCCGCTGGTGATCGGCGAGGACCTCCTGAGCGAGGGGCTCGACATCATCGAGCAGGCCTTCGCGCGCATCTGA
- a CDS encoding phosphatase PAP2 family protein — MAHGPLLRLDARLSRALVHPDRFSGLLSDLGNGQVAVPVLLVALGYVLWRGRSSGTPRWWLPPLAAFVLMALVPAIVVPLKDWTARPGTPVVPPAVGYFPSGHTATAAVAYGSATLLLLPWLRSTAARRSLVTVCTALVLGVSYGLVRHGYHWPLDVAASWCLCTVLLTSLSLVIGRSTRRGSSGTPRSRSGPGSPAASSDRAAPARSHGPDTSRSPSSSSGSPGAS, encoded by the coding sequence ATGGCCCATGGCCCGCTGCTGCGCCTGGACGCCCGCCTCAGCCGCGCCCTCGTCCATCCGGACCGGTTCTCCGGGCTCCTCTCCGACCTCGGGAACGGCCAGGTCGCCGTGCCGGTGCTCCTCGTCGCCCTCGGCTACGTCCTGTGGCGGGGCCGCAGCAGCGGCACGCCCCGCTGGTGGCTGCCACCGCTCGCCGCGTTCGTCCTGATGGCGCTGGTCCCGGCGATCGTCGTACCGCTCAAGGACTGGACCGCCCGGCCGGGGACCCCCGTGGTGCCCCCGGCCGTCGGCTATTTCCCCTCCGGCCACACGGCCACGGCGGCCGTCGCCTACGGCTCCGCGACTCTGCTCCTGCTCCCGTGGCTGCGCTCCACCGCCGCCCGCCGAAGCCTGGTCACCGTCTGTACGGCCCTGGTCCTCGGGGTGTCGTACGGCCTGGTCCGGCACGGCTATCACTGGCCGCTGGACGTGGCGGCCAGCTGGTGTCTGTGCACCGTGCTGCTGACCAGCCTGTCCCTGGTGATCGGCCGAAGTACGCGTCGAGGTTCTTCCGGAACTCCCCGTTCGCGCAGCGGTCCCGGTTCACCGGCCGCGTCATCGGACCGCGCGGCGCCGGCCAGGTCCCATGGGCCGGATACGAGCCGCAGTCCGTCTTCTTCGTCAGGCAGTCCAGGGGCTTCGTGA
- a CDS encoding NAD(P)/FAD-dependent oxidoreductase translates to MAPSAMSRGKDNWIASLSEAQPVPYWLEDPGKPTAEPALTGTDTCDLLVVGGGYSGLWTALGAKERDPGRDVVLLEGREVGWAASGRNGGFCAASLTHGLPNGLARWPDEIQRLEELGRRNLDEIEAAIARHDIDCDFERTGEIDVATETYQAWELRDWHRELTEKGLADGIEFLDADAVRAQVNSPTFEAGLWDRRGVAMLHPAKLAWGLKKACLKLGVRVYEHTPALTLKNYGAGMSVRTPYGSVRARRVALGTNIFPNLLRRVRSYTVPVYDYALMTEPLTAGQLSDIGWKNRQGLGDSANQFHYFRLSADNRILWGGYDAIHHYGGRVRAEYDDRPETYAKLAGHFFTCFPQLEGVRFTHAWGGAIDTCSRFSAFFGTAHQGKVAYAAGYTGLGVGATRFGADVMLDLLDGERTERTELEMVRKKPLPFPPEPFAWTGIALTKWSLARADAQGGRRNLWLRAMDRLGLGFDS, encoded by the coding sequence ATGGCCCCAAGCGCCATGAGCCGTGGCAAAGACAACTGGATCGCCTCTCTCTCCGAAGCCCAGCCGGTCCCGTACTGGCTGGAAGACCCCGGCAAGCCCACCGCCGAGCCCGCCCTCACCGGCACCGACACCTGCGACCTGCTGGTCGTCGGCGGCGGCTACAGCGGGCTGTGGACCGCCCTGGGCGCCAAGGAGCGTGACCCGGGGCGCGACGTGGTGCTGCTGGAAGGCCGCGAGGTGGGCTGGGCCGCCTCCGGCCGCAACGGCGGCTTCTGTGCCGCCTCCCTCACTCACGGCCTGCCCAACGGCCTCGCCCGCTGGCCCGACGAGATCCAGCGACTGGAGGAGCTGGGCCGGCGCAACCTCGACGAGATCGAGGCCGCGATCGCCCGGCACGACATCGACTGCGACTTCGAGCGCACCGGTGAGATCGACGTCGCCACCGAGACCTACCAGGCCTGGGAACTGCGCGACTGGCACCGGGAGTTGACGGAGAAGGGGCTCGCGGACGGCATCGAGTTCCTGGACGCCGACGCGGTGCGCGCGCAGGTGAACTCGCCGACGTTCGAGGCGGGCCTGTGGGACCGCAGGGGCGTCGCCATGCTGCACCCCGCGAAGCTCGCCTGGGGCCTGAAGAAGGCCTGCCTGAAGCTCGGAGTGCGCGTCTACGAGCACACGCCCGCGCTGACCCTGAAGAACTACGGCGCCGGCATGTCCGTACGCACCCCGTACGGCTCGGTCCGCGCCCGCAGGGTCGCGCTCGGCACGAACATCTTCCCGAACCTGCTGCGCCGCGTGCGCTCCTACACCGTCCCGGTCTACGACTACGCGCTGATGACCGAGCCGCTGACCGCCGGGCAGCTGTCGGACATCGGCTGGAAGAACCGCCAGGGGCTCGGCGACTCGGCCAACCAGTTCCACTACTTCCGGCTGTCCGCCGACAACCGGATCCTGTGGGGCGGCTACGACGCGATCCACCACTACGGCGGCCGGGTGCGCGCCGAGTACGACGACCGGCCGGAGACGTACGCCAAGCTCGCGGGGCACTTCTTCACCTGCTTCCCGCAGCTGGAGGGCGTCCGCTTCACCCACGCCTGGGGCGGCGCGATCGACACCTGCTCACGCTTCTCGGCGTTCTTCGGCACGGCCCACCAGGGAAAGGTCGCGTACGCGGCCGGTTACACCGGCCTCGGCGTGGGCGCGACCCGCTTCGGCGCGGACGTGATGCTCGACCTGCTGGACGGGGAGCGCACCGAGCGGACGGAGCTGGAGATGGTCCGCAAGAAGCCGCTGCCGTTCCCGCCCGAGCCGTTCGCCTGGACCGGGATCGCCCTCACCAAGTGGTCCCTGGCCCGTGCGGACGCGCAGGGCGGCCGGCGCAATCTGTGGCTGCGCGCGATGGACCGGCTGGGGCTGGGTTTCGACAGCTGA
- a CDS encoding ABC transporter permease: protein MPFVNWLKRHLVVIAGILTLAYLLLPNVIVTVFSFNKPKGRFNYEWQQFSLDAWKRPCGVADMCGSLSISLQIAVWATIGATILGTMIAFALVRYRFRARGAVNSLIFLPMAMPEVVMAASLLTLFLNMGAQLGFYTILIAHIMFCLSFVVTAVKARVMSMDPRLEEAARDLYAGPVQTFLRVTLPIAAPGIAAGALLSFALSFDDFIITNFNAGSTVTFPMFVWGSAQRGTPVQINVIGTAMFLVAVLFVLSSMLINNRRNNQKA from the coding sequence ATGCCCTTCGTCAACTGGCTCAAGCGCCATCTCGTCGTCATCGCGGGAATTCTGACACTCGCGTATCTGCTCCTGCCGAACGTCATCGTGACGGTGTTCTCCTTCAACAAGCCGAAGGGGCGCTTCAATTACGAGTGGCAGCAGTTCTCCCTGGACGCCTGGAAGCGGCCGTGCGGCGTCGCCGACATGTGCGGCTCACTGTCCATCAGCCTGCAGATCGCCGTCTGGGCGACGATCGGCGCCACGATCCTCGGCACGATGATCGCGTTCGCGCTGGTCCGCTACCGCTTCCGCGCCCGCGGTGCCGTCAACTCGCTGATCTTCCTGCCGATGGCGATGCCCGAGGTCGTCATGGCCGCCTCGCTGCTCACCCTGTTCCTCAACATGGGCGCCCAGCTGGGCTTCTACACGATCCTGATCGCCCACATCATGTTCTGCCTCAGCTTCGTCGTCACCGCGGTCAAGGCGCGTGTGATGTCGATGGACCCGCGCCTGGAGGAGGCCGCCCGGGACCTGTACGCCGGTCCCGTGCAGACCTTCCTGCGGGTCACCCTGCCGATCGCGGCACCCGGGATCGCCGCGGGCGCGCTGCTGTCCTTCGCGCTCTCCTTCGACGATTTCATCATCACCAATTTCAACGCGGGTTCGACCGTCACCTTCCCCATGTTCGTGTGGGGCTCGGCGCAGCGCGGCACACCCGTTCAGATCAATGTCATCGGTACGGCCATGTTCCTCGTCGCCGTCCTGTTCGTGCTGAGCTCGATGCTCATCAACAATCGCCGTAACAACCAAAAGGCATAA
- a CDS encoding ABC transporter permease yields the protein MSTLAEAPPPLAPPAEEKKPPRKRGRFTPYWLLLPGILWLIIFFALPMIYQASTSVQQGSLEQGYKVTWHFATYWDALSQYWPQFLRSVFYAAAATVLCLLLGYPLAYLIAFRAGRWRNLIMILVIAPFFTSFLIRTLAWKTILADNGPVVHALNSLHVLDLTNWLGWTAGDRVLATPLAVVCGLTYNFLPFMILPLYTSLERIDGRLHEAAGDLYARPWTTFRKVTFPLSMPGVVSGTLLTFIPAAGDYVNSELLGSTDTRMIGNVIQTQFLRILDYPTAAALSFILMAAILAMVTIYIRRSGTEDLV from the coding sequence ATGTCGACGCTCGCCGAGGCGCCCCCGCCGCTCGCTCCTCCCGCCGAGGAGAAGAAGCCGCCACGCAAGCGCGGCCGGTTCACGCCGTACTGGCTGCTGCTGCCCGGCATCCTGTGGCTGATCATCTTCTTCGCGCTGCCGATGATCTACCAGGCCTCCACCTCCGTACAGCAGGGCTCCCTGGAGCAGGGCTACAAGGTCACCTGGCACTTCGCGACCTACTGGGACGCGCTGTCCCAGTACTGGCCGCAGTTCCTGCGGTCCGTGTTCTACGCCGCCGCCGCGACCGTCCTGTGTCTGCTGCTCGGCTATCCGCTGGCCTATCTGATCGCCTTCCGCGCGGGCCGCTGGCGGAACCTGATCATGATCCTGGTGATCGCGCCGTTCTTCACCAGCTTCCTGATCCGCACCCTCGCCTGGAAGACGATCCTCGCCGACAACGGCCCGGTCGTGCACGCCCTGAACTCGCTGCACGTCCTGGACCTCACCAACTGGCTCGGCTGGACGGCCGGCGACCGCGTCCTCGCCACCCCGCTCGCGGTGGTGTGCGGACTGACGTACAACTTCCTGCCGTTCATGATCCTGCCGCTGTACACCTCGCTGGAGCGGATCGACGGACGGCTGCACGAGGCGGCCGGCGACCTGTACGCCAGGCCCTGGACCACCTTCCGCAAGGTGACCTTCCCGCTGTCCATGCCGGGCGTGGTCTCCGGCACGCTGCTGACCTTCATCCCGGCGGCCGGCGACTACGTCAACTCCGAACTCCTCGGCTCCACCGACACCCGCATGATCGGCAACGTCATCCAGACGCAGTTCCTGCGCATTCTGGACTATCCCACGGCCGCGGCCCTGTCCTTCATCCTCATGGCCGCCATCCTGGCCATGGTCACGATCTACATCCGCCGGTCCGGGACGGAGGATCTGGTCTAA